One Perca flavescens isolate YP-PL-M2 chromosome 5, PFLA_1.0, whole genome shotgun sequence genomic window, aaacatGAGACAATGGCCAATTTAAATGGGTAGTCTctggctgctttttaaaagtgtTAAAAGAGACCACAGAACATGTGACAATGGGAACTGCGTTCCACAGAGTCAGAGCCATCGCTTTAAAggcacagtcaccttttgtttTTAGTAAGCCCTGGTCAGAAGACCTAATGGACCTATTGGtaatatgatataatataatataatttaaggCTTTATATGTCAgagaactttaaaatgaatccTGAACTTGATGGACAGCCACTGTGAAGAGGATAAGATGGGTGTGATGTGAGTCCTCCTGCTGGACTTGGTCAGCAGCCCTGCAGCAGCAAAATTCAGTTAATCAATATAAAGAAGGTATTTTAGAAATACAACATTAAAGATACTAGTGCAAACAGAAAgatttttaaatataatatgaATAAGAGTATTGcacaaaaaatacagtatattgaagAAACCTGAGTGCAATATGCACAATATAGCTGTACACTGAGTTCCCACAAGGATTGTCCTCTGTCTACAAATTCTGTTCTTGCCAGTTCTTGTCAGTTGAAACAGAGGGTCTAGTGGCACAGCCTTTTGTCATACATTACTGGGATGTGCTGAGGTTGAGGGGCAAGGgcgtttttttgtgatttggaGGCCCCAGGCAAAGACCAGTGTCAGGCCCTTCTCCGTTTCGCTAAATGCAATCATAGCTagtgaaaaaaaactatttcactAAACAAAGCCACAGAGCTAAAGGACTGACCCAGATGagaacaacaaagacaaaagaacTTCAAATCATGCCACAAAATGAAGTCACACGCGGGAAATCAAATGCTGCTGGTTGCATAGCCAAGAATGATGGTGAGCAGACAGGAaggtaaaatataaaattgttAAAAGCCAACTaagttatgttttaacagcataGATGTGACATTTATTTCACTACCGAGGGCTTCATAAGTGCAGAAGTCAATGAAAAAGCACCAGTCTTTGATGTTTactccatatttatattttagtaACAACTGCAATTGTACTAACCAGAATTGAGTGTGTTGAACCTTAAATAGTCTCCACTTCAAAACAAAGACTCCTATACAGTCGTCGTGGAAATCTTTGTCATCATAAACCTGTAGCTACATGGATTTCAACGGGTCCATTCAAACAGCACAGAGGGGAATTAAatcatacattttctttttacagtttaGAAACACCATTGTCGGATGGGGTTtattaaactaaataaatagactTGTCTTTCACTCTCACTTTTGTCAGGCAGAAAGTCACGGAATACAGCCGACTGGCTGCAAGCAAGCacgcaagacacacacacacacacacacacacacacacacacacacacacatacacgcacacacacacacacacacagaccgagagacagacagaccagagaGATGCACTGCAAGCTGGCGGATCAACGTTAAAATTATTTGCTGACATCAAACTTGGAGAGGAGGGAACACAAGTTTACCTGATTgctaaacacagacaaacacaaattcCAGAGGCCCTTTGGCAGACGGGCCCCAGGCAATTTCCTACCTATGCCTGCATTATGGTAAAACCGCATATGCTAAGGGGACAGTGGTGAGGTGGAGTGGACAGGAGAAGTTGATGCTGCAGCTGGCCCAGGATTTGCTGGGGTGGTATTAAACCATTTGAAGAGTGCATCTGAAGAGAGAAGGAGCATATGTGACCATTGggtgttacattacattaataaCAAAGCTGCTGATGGTAAAGCCCAGCCAATAATGACACCTAGGCCACATTACAGCCTATACCATTCTAAACACGAACAGCTACAGTAATTACACTTAgcattcacaaacaaaacatgtcTTCTCTCACATGATGCATGCTGTTGTTTGCTATACATATAAGACTGATCAATATTGAAAATGTAAAGGCTTGCAACTATTAATTACAAAAGGGTATGGAAAAGGAAAACTAgatgggaataaaaaaaatgtatgcctGGTTTCTTTGTGCAGCACAGTTATCTTGTAGTTATTGAATAGTCTTACCAACTTTCTATAATGAATTTAAGGTGAGAGTAACAGATGTTAACGCTAGCATTTCATTAAATAAGCGAACGTTGTCGTCCAAAGTTAGCTAACAACATTGTGCGCTCCAACGGTAACTACTATGCAATAGATAAACTGTTATTCGTTCATCACACATTACCTctgtcttttctctgtttttcctcttctcttctgaTCTTTATTCCTTGGGCCCGAGAGTGTTTTGGTCTTTTTGACTGACAGCATAACAGTATATGTGGCTACAGATTTTAAGCAATGTAGGTTTTCTTCAGACAACTCGTCCAATCCCCACAGTCAGGTAAGTCTAGAGCAGGGGTGCGTGATGCAACGCTGGGTAATGCTGTGCCTGGAGGCAACCCAGAAAATGGGGCCTAATATAGGCTATGTAGTTGTTGTGTGGGCTTTGGATCGCCCGTGGCAGCCCTATGGATGGATGGCGCCACTAGCATTCGTCTATACTGCCTATGCCccccctcctttcctccctaTGGACGTTAGCTTCAGAACTGTCTTCAACATGTGGTGATAATAATCTCAAGCATCTGATTAGACATGTTTAATCTATATAGATGTCTGGCAATATTAAATGGTAACTGTTACAAATTGCCGTTTTTCTCCAGCGTGAGTGTATCTCAGTGCACGTTGGTCAGGCTGGTGTCCAGATTGGCAATGCCTGCTGGGAGCTTTACTGCCTGGAACATGGGATTCAGCCGGACGGACAGATGCTCAGTGACAAAACCACTGGTGGAGGAGATGATTCATTCACCACCTTCTTCAGCGAGACTGGAGCTGGAAAGCACAGCCCCAGAGCTATCTTTGTGGACCTGGAGCCCACTGTCATCGGTATACTCTCATTAAATATATAGGTGCCATAGTTACCTTATTACATCCAGTCAAACCCTCAATATAAGTGATTTCTGATTGAATCTGTTTCCTTAGGTGAGATACGCACTGGGACCTACCGCCAGCTCTTCCACCCTGAGCAGCTGATCACCGGCAAGGAGGATGCCGCCAACAACTACGCCCGTGGGCACTACACCATTGGCAAAGAGCTCATCGACCTGGTGCTGGACAGGATCCGCAAACTGGTGGGTAACTTGACATCAGAATGGATTAATTCCTAAAGtattcaaatattaaatgaCATAACTGTATCTCATGTATGTGATCACtgtgtctgcctctctgtcctCAGGCTGACCAGTGCACTGGCCTTCAGGGCTTCCTGGTTTTCCACAGCTTCGGAGGTGGCACCGGCTCTGGTTTCACCTCCTTGCTGATGGAGCGTCTTTCTGTCGACTACGGAAAGAAGTCAAAGCTGGAGTTTTCTGTCTACCCGGCTCCCCAGGTGTCCACCGCTGTAGTGGAGCCCTACAACTCCATCCTGACCACCCACACCACCCTGGAGCACTCTGACTGTGCCTTCATGGTGGATAACGAGGCCATCTACGATATCTGCCGTAGGAACCTCGACATCGAGCGTCCTTCTTACACCAACCTGAACAGGCTGATCAGTCAGATTGTGTCCTCCGTCACTGCTTCCCTTCGTTTTGACGGTGCCCTCAATGTCGATCTGACAGAGTTCCAGACCAACTTGGTGCCATATCCCCGTATCCACTTCCCTCTGGCCACCTATGCCCCTGTCATCTCTGCTGAGAAGGCTTACCATGAGCAAATAACAGTGTCACAAATCACCAACGCCTGCTTCGAACCAGCCAATCAGTTGGTGAAATGTGACCCTCGCCACGGCAAATACATGGCCTGCTGCCTCTTGTATCGTGGCGACGTGGTGCCCAAAGATGTGAATGCCGCCATTGCCACCATTAAAACCAAGCGCTCCATCCAGTTTGTGGACTGGTGCCCCACTGGTTTTAAGGTGGGCATCAATTACCAGCCGCCCACTGTAGTTCCTGGTGGAGACCTGGCCAAGGTCCAGAGGGCGGTGTGCATGCTGAGCAACACCACTGCTATTGCAGAGGCCTGGGCTCGCCTTGACCACAAGTTTGATCTGATGTATGCTAAGCGTGCCTTTGTTCACTGGTATGTGGGTGAGGgtatggaggagggagagttcTCTGAGGCCAGAGAGGACATGGCAGCTCTGGAGAAGGATTATGAGGAGGTTGGAGCTGATAGTGCGGGAGATGAGGAAGATGATGAAGGAAAGGAGTATTAAATAGGCATGCATTCCGCTTTACGCTTTTATCACCGTGACATCGCGCTAACACAAAAATCACAGACAAATGTCATAGACAAATGACAGTTAAAATTGAATTGCGGTGATAGGTAAAATTggcaaacttgtttatttcGGTTGTCATTTTCAGCTGTAACTGTAAACTTTTAAAGATTAGTTAAACATGGAGGCCTGACCTGACGTTTCTGCTTGTTTTATCTACTGTGTTTTTCTGCTAGTatctttgataaaccaaatctaggGTTAGGAACAGCAACACCTCACCACCAGTCAGACCAACTGCTGGTTAGtgtggtgtcattttctttagtcttAGACCCAACTGGTAAATTAGAAGAATGAGAGTAGGCCTACCAGTATATACAGTTGTTATTCGTCCCTGTTTGCTCAGCGACATTAACGTTGTATGTACGGACAAACCAAtaaacattgtgattgggtctatTGACCTCTGATCTGTCATgtcaaaaaatagttttttcatTGACTGCACCAGTGTTTGCTCTCTGCTATACACTCATTCTACAGGGAGGTGCTCACACCATACTCTAAGCCACTGTTGaacatttaacattaaactTATCTGCCTAAAATAGGTTGTATATTTGTTGGTTGTCACTTAGAAAAATGCTATCATAAAGCAATGTTTTCCTAGAAAAGAACAAATCATCTGCCATTCCCCCGAAATGAACTGAAATTGGAGACAATAAAATGCATCCAATAAAAGTATATGAAAAGGggacataaaatacaataaaatatagtacaaaaatgtttttaaaaaaacacaataaaccaaaagatatataataataaaaagttcaAGAAAGCTAATTTACTGCTTTCATCATTAGAAAAAGaacaattaaaatgaaatatcaTATAAATATGTACAATGAAATGCCAATGGAAAATTAACAGAAAAGATTTACAATGTAATATAAAAGATTAATAATCGCATGCTTCCTTTCAGCAGCATCAGGTAGGGCCAGCAATGGAGCGTGTGGCCGCTGAAATCCCAGGTCTCTTCACCGCCACTGACCAAGGGAACTATTACTTTGTGGCCATGGACTACTTCATCAATTGGCCAAAGACATACACAGTTCAAGATCCCACTGCCACTGATCGCCTAAATGAGATGTTCTATGGGTGGATTAAGAGAGGTTTGTCAAAGGCCGGGAATCATGAATTAGTTTATGTTTACTGAGAGATGAGTTTCCTGTAGAAGTACTCCTAGCACCAGAAGGCCACACGATGGTGCTCTTATCCAGATAATTACTGCCACTTGTGGGGTTTGAAGGGGATGAGCCTTCCCCATAGTGGTCCTTCCCAGAATCACCACTTTAtgagtatttttcttttttgtccagAGGTAACAAACCTACATGCACTAAGGGGGGGTGGAGGTCCTTTGATTTTGCATCTGTCATGTGCAGAGTGGTATGAGATGTAAAGCTGGCAATTGAACCTGTGTGACTGAGtcaaattaaaacaacaaaagagaGTAAAAAAGATGCATTATTCTCTACAGTTCATACGCTTTATCTTACATACTGAGACTCAGGCTGAGATCAACATTAACGTTCAACCTGTCCCTGTAAACCCTCTAGTCTAATTTACAGACAGGTTTACCTTTACCTAACTTAACTAAAACATATAGTGTTATTAAGTCTATATACATTCATATATGAATAATCTTTTTTCTATAATCTGTTTTAGAGCTGTAATTATCAATAGAAAGAGGCACAATGTTTAATTTCCATACAAATAGACAGGACAGAATAATGTTGTGGACTGGATGACACTGTGTTCAGAAaggatttctttaaataaaaatacagggCAAGTTTATGCATTTAGCATGTATCTTGTACAATTTTGAAACATGAACTTTAGATAGAAGCAAGGTTGATGCATATAAACGTAGATTAAATGGTACTTTTGTTGACATAATGAAAaggatgtgccctgctatgacatgaacttccacgataaccttcgaagtcactgtgacttctaatgtgactgttatcaccactgttcatcacgcccccaaccggcccgtcagacaccgcctaccaagagtctgggtctgccgaggtttcttcctaaaagggagttttttcttgccactgtcgcaatagccactgctaatgcttgctcttgagggaattactgtaattgttggggttttggaatttatagactgtggtctagacctattctatctgtaaagtgtctcgagataacttttgttatgaattgatactataaataaaattgaattgaattgaattgatgatGAACGGATCCAGATCTGACAAAACAAAATAGGTTGTTATTGCTGATTTGACATttgacattaaaatgaatgactaATCCCATTTGAACCTGTTTGTGTGATTAAAGACCCATCTGAGTTTGGACAGAAGCCACCCAATCCCAGGTGGTGTCAACAGATACAGCTGACACGGAAACAGCCTCTGTGTCAGAACTCAATGTTTTTGTGAGGAAGTAACCGGTGGGGGAAACGCCCTTTATTATATAAAACACTCCGTATAGGAAGGCAGAGCTATTATCCCAGGGGTTCCTTCTGTCTGCTGAGGATAGCCAAACTAATTCCTTCTTTTTTCCTACGTATTGCAGGTACGCTATGTGGGCAGCAGATGGGACTGTTGTACCATTTAGCAGGCTTTTACATGAACCTATTCCTAATCTATTACTGTAAACCTTGAACAGGCAGACCGTGACATCCATATGAAATTACTGCAAAATGTATCACAAGCAACGGTATCAATACAAATCATCCGTTAAATCATCTATAAAACTTTGATTCAGACATTTGACCTACTTACTTTAAAAACATTAGTTAAAAGCATTTTCTTActctctttttttcactttaaaagcATCTGCTAGTATATTGATCATGGGCTCAATGATCAATTTTAAGACTAAAGGCCTTTAAGTGCCCAGTTGTGCATACTGTATGAaggttacacacacattcaaatgaGGTCCCATCTTGTTTAACGCCATTAGTGATTTGAGAAGTGATACATACACTGCTCCATCCAAACTGCATCATCTGACACCAAAACAGCCATGAGTTTTGAGTCGATTTTAGAATCTCCTCTCTAACAACTATTTTATAGATTTGATCAAAACGTTTGGAGCATTCTTCATTTAGAGGCATACGAACACGATGCTGACTATAATAGCTGtcttattaaaaaaataccTGTGTTATTTATCACACTCCCTTTGGAACGCATAGGCACAAAGGCTATTAGGTTACAGTCTATAGCCAGCACTATTCATTTGACAAGTTTTATCTTTTCTGACAGGATGTAAAGGCACTGAACTCAGCAGCAGAAGTACCACAATACCACTAAAAAGCTAAGATGCGGAAAGCATGTTTTAGATTTTCTGCAGTGATGTGATcgattgtttttgtcattcctAGTTTTCTTATACCTTCAGGCACTGTATCAAACCTTAGTGAAGTCAATATTGTATGTTAGTAATGCTTCTGTCAAAAGTAAACAAGTTCAGCTATGCTATCTCCATCATCCATTAGTCAAAGTTGATGGGAAATGTTTCCCTGATGATGGGACTTTTAATGTGAAGATGTCGGCCATGTAATCTGCCCAGAGAAGTCACCAGTGtgtttgttgctgctgtttacGTTCCTCCTGatgcaaatttaaaaaaattaaaactaaattCACTGCAGGACACCAAGTGTTTGAAAAACCTCACCCCACAAAAACAGTTTCTTCCCCTCTGCAGTCAGCCTTATTAACAAGGCCCCGGACCCCCCACTGACATTGACTTTAAACACCCACAACCCCTAGAcactacactttgcattaaCCTACATCCTGGACTATACACTTGCCCATTGCACACACTATATATCCCAAACTttttgcacattctgcactaaaccattcagcctcttttttcttGTGTTAAGCAGCTATTTTGATGGGTGCCGatgggtggtggtgatgatacagtggatatgacacgtacctttggtgtgggagacctgggttcaattcccactgcgatacattaACCTGAGCAAGAtgcttaacccctagttgctctaCTGGTGTgagacctctgacatatatagcgaatgtaagtcactttggataaaagtgtcagctaaatgacatgtaacgtatttatttgtttctgtatttattgtgtatctcatattaatgtttatttgtttgtttatgtatgcaccaaccaccaaggcaaGACAAGGCAagacttacttggcaataaatccttttctgattctgattctgattctactTCTACTGTTACTACCTGTAAGGGACTACAACTGCAACTTTTCTTTGTGCAACCCTGTGTTGTCCAATGGCAATAAATGAACATTTGCTTGAACCTTGTATAGGGTTTAGTGTTATTCCCAGTTCTATGAACAATTGCAAATGTTATTTCGCAACACATAAATCAGCACACTCTCATTTCAATGAAGTAGAGTCGAACAAAGATCCACTATATGTTCATCCACATAGGTTTAATATTACCAATACATGCTTTGAATTTTCATACTTTTTGCTCCTTGGAAGACGTATcaacaccaaaaaaaacatttattatacTATATAATATAGCTAATCTATTTATAGAAATATGTCTGTGTAGAGTGAGTCAGATGTCACTGAATAGTTGTGtataatgtgaaaataaaagattatttcCCCCCATTGACGGTCAAAATACCTGACTACATTTTATGGGAAGAGtgtgtttttctcctctttGTGTTTATGTTAGTAAACGTAACCAGCACCAGTCTTagtagcctataggctacaCCTCATGGTTTTCATGGCTTTATTTTGAAACCAGATACCGGAAGTTGTATACTTTAGTTTTGACGAAAATGACACTGTTAGGCTGATTTTCAACGGCTATCCACACAGGTGCGCCTGGATATTTGTGCGTAATTTGCGGACGGCATGAGATGCGTGTTTACTGTGTGAATGCATGTTGTTTGGCGTAGCAGGCAGAAATGCGCGTCCGCGGCTCTGCGACTCGCACTGAAAACCGTGCAAGTGGGGCATGCATTCACTTTAACAGAGGACCAACAAGCTGGTGTAGTGTGTTAGCAGATCCACGGGGATAAAACAGAACGACCTCtcggttgttgtttttttttttttttgcgataACACTGGATCACTGGAGCTGCAGGAGGTCGGTTTGAAGGAAGATTTCAGTTTTAAGGATAAGGAAAATCGTACAAATCACAGATGTGAAAAGGCAGGTGCGTTTCCAGATTTGCACctcgtatttttttttttttttttctttttcttttgcaatCAGATTTTCGGCCGGGAGCCTGTGAAATGCAGCCTCTACCTGACAGATGTGTGGCACCACAACTGCAGCCTACAGGTCTGTATCGCCAGATTCGATGCGTGCGTGTCGTGCATGCCAGGGAAAACATTCAGATATGAATAGTGAGAAATCCTAGAAGCAAGAGAGGCAATGTGTCCTTTGCTTTGCATTCACTACACCTGAACAGCTTTCTGTGTGTAAAAAAATCGGAGTGATATTCTGTCTGCTAGGATTATGATAGCATCTGGCTCCCATTGCCCTGTCCCCTCGACACAAATCTGATGacaatcacaattattttgctGCCGAAACAGCatatgcagctttttttttttcttcttcttttttggtCACTGCACTTTTAGTGAACAGAATTGCCAAGAGGGACAGCACAGGCCGCTCATGGGACTATATAGCACAGAACTGAACACCGAACACAGTGCCTAACTGCTAATAAATAACTCCCAGGATAAATCACAGCATTTGTTTATTAGCATGTTTctggtcttcttttttttttttttagagagcATCTCCTGTCTGCCTGCTGCTGATCTGCTGTGGTCGGCTGTGGAGGACTGAGACGGCTGCAAATCTCATCATCCCCATCATCACCATCAACGTCTGCCACTTCAAACACGACAAGACGCAGGAGGACAGAGGCTGCTTCTGACTGATCAAAGAGCCGGCAGTCACAAAGCACCTGTAGACGATGACTCCAGCAGAGCTGCTGgcgtgaaaaaaaacaaaagcaccaTGAGATAATGGAGGAGTAGCCTACCATCCTAATCGCCGGttcaacctttttttatttcttgtttggCGATGATGAAACTGTTCCAGTGTGTCAGCTGACTGACAGTGGTTGCAGTGCTGTTCTAGCCAGCAGCTGAAGTGCAGACAACACAAAGGAGATGGCCCGTCCAGGATCAGGGTTGCTGGTGCCCGTCAACGGGCTGGGGTACCCACCTCAGAACCTGGCCAGGGTGGTGGTCTGGGAGTGGCTGAACGAACATGGGCGCTGGAGGCCCTACAGTGCAGCGGTGTGCCACCATATTGAGAATGTACTGAAGGGGGATGCCCGGGGAACTGTAGTTCTGGGCCAGGTGGACGGCCAGCTCTCTCCTTACGTCATCGACCTGCAGTCCATGCACCAGTTCCGACAGGACACAGGTAAGAAGACGTGGCACTAGTTGCCTGTCTATGCGCTACCGGCTTGGACGACATGCTTTTGTCCCGgttcgattctttcacgatacgtGGGTGCCGATTCGAATTGTATCGCCATTTTCATTCGTTGcaattcgatagtattgagtattgcgaaaaacaaaagttgaataatacacttctggagacaatatatcatgagacatttataaaaactaattgttttctaaaaaagaaCACCCATCACATGTCAGCCTGACATTTattatttgtaaagaagtacataacatggattttctgcatgtAATGCTTTCGCTCTGTTTAACTGGAAACGAATATGATGTAGTACTGTATAAACAGAatatatttaggtgaatcattggtaaggGGAAAAGTATACATTATAAAAATCCTCAATACTATACATAggtgaattgattttttttcccccacccctactttGCACACAGATCTCACACAGATGGTGAGGTCAAGGAAAGAACAGATGACGTAGATACATTATGGGGATGTTTACCCAGTAGTTCGAACGTCTATAATAGGTAAATAAATGACTTATGCTTGGTTGTCATCACCACAAATGATGTCATATTGTCACATGGTTAAAACCGAGCCAGCATGCTTTGATTGGTTGTTACACTAATCTTATGTAACTTTCAGGGGAATAACTGAGACTCATGTAGAGGAACCACAGGTTAGAGCGTCGAGGTGTTGAAACAAACTGGACCTAAAGATGATGTGAGGTGTGAAGTGtagcaattatttatttattcaggagTGTTTTTATTGGGCAGCTGGAATGCCATGACCTTCCCAAAGCTCACCATGTTGGAGGGGCTGCGCATTCATCAGGCGAACGAGTGCTGTATATGCTCTTCACTCTGCTCAGTTGGTTGTATTCATCAAATGTGTTGTCATTCAGATGTAAGAATGGCAATCACAATAGTGGCTGGTAATAAACTGTACTGTTAAAGAGGCCGTGCTCTGTAATAGGGCTGCTCCATTATGGaagaaaaatcataatcacaattattttggtcaaaaaTTTAAATCACAATTCTTTAACGCGATGACTCATTGGTTTTTTCAAaagatgttgcttttttttttttttttttacttaaaaaaaaacaaacagttaaaacaaatcaacagtgaaaacaccttgaactgtgacatttcccttcatacttttcctgtttgaacttgttttctccttcaggacacaagacaaaataagagtttatttgcaaaaccTAATTTGCAAAATAGTTGGTTTTCTCGAtcgtttttgtgatcgttaggaggCCAAATCGAAATTGCGATCGAAATTCCATTAATAGCACAGCCCTACTCTGTCACCATCAATTCACCTCAATTTACTTCACTCCACATGATGGaaagaatatacagtatgtggttaTGTATTAGATATTGACGCATTATCACACCATGCCTATAAAATGAGTGGCTAACCAACAAGTGTTTAATGTAAAATGTGGGTTCTGTAGGAGAGCATGGGACCAACATTATCTAGAGTGAGGGATGAATTAAATCTGGCCATAACGTGCTTACAGCAGTACAGTATAATAGTAGTGttaataatactgtatgtgttatataaCATGTCACTTTAATGTAAAATCCACCCAGCACAGCCATTGTTTGGTTGACCGTAATCCTCTCTGATGACTGCTCCCTTTTTAAATCAGACCAGATGTTTCTGTGTTCCACCAAGGCTCAACAcactctcagtgtgtgtgtgtgtgtgtgtgtgtgtgtgtgtgtgtgtgtgtgtgtgtgtgtgtgtgtgtgcgc contains:
- the LOC114555268 gene encoding tubulin alpha-1C chain, producing the protein MRECISVHVGQAGVQIGNACWELYCLEHGIQPDGQMLSDKTTGGGDDSFTTFFSETGAGKHSPRAIFVDLEPTVIGEIRTGTYRQLFHPEQLITGKEDAANNYARGHYTIGKELIDLVLDRIRKLADQCTGLQGFLVFHSFGGGTGSGFTSLLMERLSVDYGKKSKLEFSVYPAPQVSTAVVEPYNSILTTHTTLEHSDCAFMVDNEAIYDICRRNLDIERPSYTNLNRLISQIVSSVTASLRFDGALNVDLTEFQTNLVPYPRIHFPLATYAPVISAEKAYHEQITVSQITNACFEPANQLVKCDPRHGKYMACCLLYRGDVVPKDVNAAIATIKTKRSIQFVDWCPTGFKVGINYQPPTVVPGGDLAKVQRAVCMLSNTTAIAEAWARLDHKFDLMYAKRAFVHWYVGEGMEEGEFSEAREDMAALEKDYEEVGADSAGDEEDDEGKEY